The nucleotide window TGGGCTTGGGACCGTCCTTGGCGGAGTTTGCCGATAATCATGTAaatattaactaaacaaactacaaatTAGTTAGCAAGAAAGCTAGAAaaacacagctctgtgaaaattAAATTACATCAACTTACTTTCTCTGTATGGAACCTTAGCAGAATAATACCTTATGATTATACTTTATCCTCTGTATTGCCAAATAATGTCAAAATCATTCAACCACCTTTTGCTTGATTACactttatttctttttaaaaagatCACTGTGTTTGGCATTATAACAGACTATTATGAATTTTCTCTTATCTTCAAGCAGTTTCTTGATGACCACATGGACAATGAAGACACAGATGCAAACATGGACTCTGATCCTGAGGtgagtttacatttttaaatggtgGCTGTTAGCAAAGCCCTGTATAATTAGTCCTGTCAAAACAAAttgtttgcatgtttttttcGGAAATTAAATGTGAATAATCTTGATCTATTTTCTTTTCTAAACTAATAATAGCTATTGGTATCTTTCCTCTCTGTAGCACTCCCACAGCAGCCACACAGGTGTCTATGATGACGTGACTTCTGATTCTGAACACCTGGTAGGATacagtcaatataataaacagttgttgttttaaacattgtgtgaacattaaaacatgacattgtcataatgtttaaaaatggtaaaatgtaacattcctatAACGTTCAGACAACAAAGAAACtttcttagaacgtcaagaaaactggacactttttacaTTGGCGGAACGTTGGAAACTTTCAgagaacgttcttagaactttttctgttagctgggtagagctaaaaatgtaattcaaattATGGTTTGACTTAATAGAAATTGAGAAAAGTTGAAGTTCACACTGTGTAGCTGgatcatttttattataatataccCCATATTTGCACAGCAGAGCATCGAACATTTTATCTTTGTACTTTGGATGTGCAAAATTCCAGTTAATGCAGTTTTTAATGATAATGATGTGTTACAGCTATAACTAACAGGAATCTTGCTATTTTCCAGCTCGATGATGACATGATGAGGTCCTCACTGTACAAAGGAGCATTGATTACCCTTGGACAAACTGTCCTTCTTCTGATGGCCTTTGTTACAACTGTAGGACTGACACAAGATGGTCTCCAAACCCTTCTCCAAATTTTAACTCTCATTTTACCACAAGATAGCCACCTGCCAGCAACCAagtatttgtttaaaaaacttttcaaaacagggAAATATGATTTTAATTTATATTGCCCCAAGTGCTGCTGTgttttagaaaataatgcatgtACAACATGCCATCAGgtctttgaaaaaaatgaacTAATGAAAAATGGTAATTTCTTCTTTACTTTGCCCCTTATCGACCAACTGAAACATCTCCTAGAGACCTTAAATCTTGGAGAGTCGTTAAACTACagaaagaacaggccaacaaaCCCTGACACAATTTCAGACATTATGGATGGCAAATTGTATGAACAAATGTGCAAAGACtcaaatttaaaaaatgattacTCTTTCAGTCTAACTTTTAACTCTGATGGTGTACCTATCTTCAAATCCTCCACTTTTTCTATCTGGCCCTTGTTATGTTACATAAATGAGCTCCCATCAAAGATAAGgaaaaataacattttcttAGCAGGATTATGGTTTGGTGCGAGAAAACCAACAGTCTCTACATTTTTTGGACCATTTGCCAATCAAATGAAAACTCTTGGTTCAGTTGGTTTTGAGTGGTGTTTAAAGGGTGAGATTATCAAATCGTATGTATATGCTATCATTTGTTCATGTGACAGTGTCGCACGGGCTATGTTACAAAATGTCAAGCAATTCAATGGGAAATTTGGCTGCAACTGGTGTCTACATCCAGGGGAAAGAGTTGAGAAAGGTAGAGGATATGTTCAAGTGTATCTTTATCTGGAAGATGTGAGAGAACGCTGTCACACAAATATGATTGAATGGCAAAGAAACGTAGGGGTTGGTGAAACTTTTGGTGTGAAAGGTCCCACATCTTTGATGTCATTGCCTTATTTTGACATTGTTTCTGGATTTGTTGTTGACTCCATGCACTGCGTTGATTTAGGTGTGATGAGACAGCTGTCAATTCTGTGGTTTGACAGCTCTTACCATAGAGAGCCTTGGTATATAGGAACTAGAATCAATGAGATAGATAGAAAAATTGAGCATTTTCAACCTCCATCCAACATTACAAGAATGCCTAGATCTATCACAACCAGAGCCTACTGGAAAGCATCAGAATGGCGAGCTTTTCTCTTGTTTTATGCTCCTATTGTTTTAAAATCTATTCTTCCACGTAGATTTCTGGAGCACTTCCTTCTTTTGTGCCAAGCAGTTTATGTCCTGCAAACAACATCCATTACACAGCTGGAGCTTTTTTATGCATCTCAACACCTGAATGAGTTTGTATGCAATTTTGAGACCTTGTATGGTAGATCACACATGACATATAATGTTCACATCCTTCAGCATCTTAGTGACAGTGTGAGAAACTGGGGGCATCTTTGGTGCTATAGTCCATACAGTTTTGAAGGATGCAATGGATTTCTGTTGAAACTATACAATGGCACACAATCTGTACCCTTACAGATAGTTACATCTTTTCTCTTGCTTAAAAAAGTAGAGAGCATTGGCCAGATTCTGATGATAAATGCTCATCCTAGAGTGAAACAGGTGTTTTACTCCATGCTTGATGGTTTTACAACGAAACATGCAAGAAGATTTAATGACTCTGTGCTCTTTGGACGTGGTTGCTCTAGAGCTCTTGATCTGTTTGAAAAGGATGCTGTCGAGCAATATCTTGGATGCCCTGTCAAAGATCAAGCTACATTTTACCACAAAGCTGTAGTTAACTCGCAGATATTTCTGAGCATTAATTACAGAAGGGAACTTAAGAGGGATAACACTCTGGTCAGGATGTGTGATGGCAGTGTTTGCCAAATAGTCTGTTTTGCCAATGTTTGGAGTCACACCGGCAGTGAACATGCATTATGTCTAGTGAAAAAGTGTGTGTCAAAACCCAGATTGTTTCTTCAGGGGTACTATGGCGAATCTAGGTGCCAGATTAAACATTTGATGTTTATACCATCTGAATTTAATGATTTGATTGCTCTGGACATCTGCCAACTGTCAGAAAAGTGTGTTGTGTACAAATACGACGATAGTTGTTTGATTTGTTTAATGCCAAACAGTTTTGAGCGAGATTAAATTGTGACTGAACTGGTCTCAGAGTACATAGTTCTTTACAAGTATCTTCCTATAGGGTGCAGGCCCGAAAAGTGTGTTGTGTACAAAAAAGACGATTGTTGTTTAATGCCAAACAGTTTTGAGCGAGATTAAATTGTGACTGAACCGGCCTTAGAGTACATAGTTCTTTACAAGTATCTTCCTATAGGGTGCAGGCCCGAAAAGTGTGTTGTGTACAAATACGACGATAGTTGTTTGATTTGTTTAATGCCAAACAGTTTTGAGCGAGATTAAATTGTGACTGAACTGGCCTCAGAGTACATAGTTCTTTACAAGTATCTTCCTATAGGGTGCAGGCCCGAAAAGTGTGTTGTGTACAAAAAAGACGATTGTTGTTTAATGCCAAACAGTTTTGAGCGAGATTAAATTGTGACTGAACTGGCCTCAGAGTACATAGTTCTTTACAAGTATCTTCCTATAGGGTGCAGGCCCGAAAAGTGTGTTGTGTACAAAAAAGACGATTGTTGTTTAATGCCAAACAGTTTTGAGCGAGATTAAATTGTGACTGAACTGGCCTCAGAGTACATAGTTCTTTACAAGTATCTTCCTATAGGGTGCAGGCTATATGGAACATTCCTCAATGTTAAATGCTGTTTTCTTTATTGTTTCAttgctttttattattttggcaGATATACTTTGTAGAGTTTATTGTAATCTATGTTTAAAAAGAGTATAAAATTGTGTGTAGCGTGAGATTTACATGTGGATGTAAATGGTGCAATCCTGTGATTATTTTTTTCCAATACATACACTCATTAACGTCATGCAGTATCTTATCAATATTTCATtgttaaaataaagattttGTAAAGCCCAGCTTCCACATTTGTGTGTATTGTTATACAGGTTCCATATgtattactgtttaaaataatttttggggAACCTACATTGTGATCCACATTCAAAACTATTGCAATATTTGAAACATTTCACACATGTGcttcacattttaaaataacacatttttcacaTGTGCACTATGTTGTAACATGTGAGATGTTGTTCACATGTGGTTCAAGAATTGCACATGTTGTCTACATGTGGATACAAATTGTCCACATGTGAGCACATGATGTCCACATGTGAGCACATGATGTCCACATGTGAGCACATGATGTCCACATGTGAGCACATGTGCATAACATGTGAAAAACATGTGAAATGCATGTGCTTTTTCTGTAAGGGATACCACAGCACTTTTTGTCAAACTGTATCACACAAATTTACCATTAAATGGGATATGTggttttttctgttgtttttgtgtggTAAAACCATAGCGTTTGGACAGAACTAAATATGACAGGAATACCACAGTACTTTTTGTTGTACTGTATCACACGAATTTACCATTAGATGTCATATGtgttttttctgttgtttttgtgtgataAAACCATAGCGTTTGGACAGAGCTATATGACAGGAATACCACAGCACTTTTTGTTGTACTGTATCACACGAATTTACCATTAGATGCCATATGTGGTTTTtcttgttgtttttgtgtggtAAAACCATAGCGTTAGGACAGAGCTAAATATGACAGGAATACCACACGATTACCAAAGCACTATTTGTTTTAGCCTACGCGAATTTACACATTAAATGTCATATGTGGTTTTTCTATTGTTTTCGTGTGGTAGTATTATTTAATTATCTGTCAGAAACTTTTATTCCTCAAATCATGgctatatattaaatattgaaaaaaattatgaaaaaaatatataatttttcatTAGGGTCCGTCTGTTCAGTTATACAGTGATCAATTcaattaaaaataatacaacCATAATTAATTATCCAAAGGTTTTGTCCATTCAGTTAAATACGAACACCTGCCCCGTGGAGCAGCGCTTTCTCGCAAACGCGCACGTCCATTTTGCGACTGTTGCGTCATCACGTGATTTATTTCAAATACTGAGACGCTGTCAGGATTCTGTCAGAatcttgtcttgttttaatCTCTAGTTCTATTTTGACAGGATTCTGACAGTACCATGTTCTGTGTGGGAACACGTGGCCATGGTGTGTTGATATCAGGCCACGTGTTTTCCttgtcttgtctcttttaccccgctcccttgtcattCTCATTGGTTTGATTGTTTGATCCCTagcacctgttcccctcttgatttacTCCCTTATTTAAAGCCCTTGTGTTTCTTGTCCTGTGCTCGTTCGTCTGTTTTACCTGCATGTAGTCAGGTGTAGTCTTGTTTAGTGTTtaagactggtttagtgttttaTGTCAAAGTGTTTAGTGTCAGAGTTTGTTGTTTCCTGTTTTTGCCCCCACGTGGGCTCTTGTTTTGTTAGTAAAaattaaagtgttttctgttcacCCCCCAACATCGTCTGCATTTGGTTTCTTCCGTCCTTCACCCTGACAGAACAAACGAGCCAAGATTGAAACCAGCGGACGATGGAGGTTTCAGCGGGGATTGACCCGTGTCTGAGGGTGGCCGTTTCACATACCCTCACAAGCCAGGAAGCCAGGGCAATGGAGGTCCTGTTGGCGGAGGCAAGGAGAGAGCCGGAGCAGCCAGCATAGCCTGTGCCAGCGCAGCCAGCAGAGCCGGTGCCAGCGCAGCCGCAGCCCGCGCAGTCGACCCAGCCCGCGCAGCCGACCCAGCCCGCGCCGCCCGCGCAGTCGACCCAGCCCGCGCAGTCGACCCAGCCCAGGTCCATGCAGTTGGGGCTGCGTCCACGTCCTGCTCCTCCATGGACTGTATTATCTTGTGTTCCCCTGGacttattttgttgtttttgtctaGTTTAGAGTCCTGTTATTATCTGTTATGTTGTGTTTGTCTTGTGTGTCCCCTTGAGGGACGCCAGGTGGCGTCCCTTGGGGGAGGGGTACTGTCAGGATTCTGTCAGAATCTTGACTTGTTTTAATCTCTAGTTTTATTTTGACAGGATTCTGACAGTACCATGTTCTGTGTGGGAACACGTGGCCATGGTGTGTTGATATCAGGCCACGTGTTTTCCttgtcttgtctcttttaccccgctcccttgtcattCTCATTGGTTTGATTGTTTGATCCCTagcacctgttcccctcttgatttacTCCCTTATTTAAAGCCCTTGTGTTTCTTGTCCTGTGCTCGTTCGTCTGTTTTACCTGCATGTAGTCAGGTGTAGTCTTGTTTAGTGTTtaagactggtttagtgtttaGTGTCAAAGTGTTTAGTGTCAAAGTGTTTAGTGTCAGAGTTTGTTGTTTCCTGTTTTTCCCCCCACGTGGGCTCTTGTTTTGTTAGTAAAaattaaagtgttttctgttcacCCCCCCAACATCGTCTGCATTTGGTTTCTTCCGTCCTTCACCCTGACAGACGCGCGTTCTGGATAACGGAATTTCTCTTCAGGGGAGAGGTTACTGTGGTAGATTCTGAGGTAAGTTTCCCTAAATTCTTGATTAATTTATTGAAATTAATTTACAGTGATGTTAATTCAATTGTTAGTATAATTTGATATGACTAATATATGGTAAAGTTTAGTGTTATTTGTTGATTTGGTGTAGCTCGAGCGCTGGCAGCTTGACCGTTTCACGGGCTCATGGCGGAGCCTGTATAACACTATGAGTAGTGATCTTAATTTTAATTCTTGTCTTCACCTGAAAAATACAGCTACAGTGCAGTATGAATTGTGATATCTTAGCACttctcatttttttctttacagGATGAAATGCTTCATTGTTTTTCTCACTTCATTAAgtccctttggataaaagtgtatgCAACTAAGTACGTTTTActtaaatactttaaaaactGTTATCCTGCAATGAAAGATATCACTACATTTAAGACTTTGGGACTTTATTTTAGTTGGGCATCAAGTAATTGGAACTAAAGATAAATCAaggttaaaataaaaacattcctTTTAATATTAGTATAGATACTTTGATTAATTGTGATTTAAGTTTTGTTAAGAcaaccatcatttttttattgttagcATTTTGATTATGTACTTTTTCACAGATGCTGTGACAAAAGCAACCAGGACACAGCATCTGCAATGACCGAGGGCATGAAGGGGGAAAGCAGAAGGACCAGATATTCACTAAAGAAACCGTTTCCTCTATTTTCTAATAAGTGATTTTACGgggtttgtttaataaaatccACAGACGTTTTGCACTAATTCTTGCATTTTTCTTACATTAATTCACAGCCAGGGTAAAAGGTGAAATACCGCAGAAATATTAAAGTAATACCACAAGAATATTACAGGAATACTGCAAGAATATTATATAACAGAATCCTGTGGTAATTACAgcagaaatatgaaagtaataccACACAATCCCACAAGAATACTGCAGgaatattacattaaaacaaaatgcTGTGGTAAATACTATAGAAATATGCGTCTGTAATATAATATTACAGACGATACAACAAAATAATGTGGTAAAGTGtcccaaaaaacaacacaatacctgTGGTAAATACTacagaaatatgaaagtaataaCACAAGAATATTGCAGGAATACCGCAAGaatattatataacaaaatcCTTTGGTAAATACTAtagaaatatgaaagtaataccATAATATTACAGACGGTACAACAAAATCCTGGGGTAAGGTGTCCCAAAAAAACatgatgtcacaaggtgacgatctttttaagggcggaaccaaagttaaGGAAGTTTTGTTCCGCCCGGAAGGTTTCCCACCGGGCCGCATTCAAGGACGGACCTTCtcacttcctggtttccagggAAACCTAATCGGGCTTTACGAGCCACAGGTGAGAAGAGTTAAGTAAGCGAAGTGTGATTGGAGGCTGTAGGAAAGGGAGATGAATAAATAGCTCTGCTGAAACACAAAGAGAGAAACGTCAGACACGAGAGGCGATCGACACGGGGAAAGCTCCTCTGCCTAAGGCAGCAAGAGGATccgcaccttttga belongs to Paramisgurnus dabryanus chromosome 2, PD_genome_1.1, whole genome shotgun sequence and includes:
- the LOC135736247 gene encoding uncharacterized protein isoform X10, producing MESMTVLMNESVMDLKRHEETIEHEDRYNFDLIENGKVWNHPEQSLNDHTSKDSDEEEGSLYTELESQSLNDHTSKDSDEEEGSLYTELESQSLSDHTSKDSDEEEGSLYTELESQSLNDHTSKDSDEEEGSLYTELESQFLDDHMDNEDTDANMDSDPEHSHSSHTGVYDDVTSDSEHLLDDDMMRSSLYKGALITLGQTVLLLMAFVTTVGLTQDGLQTLLQILTLILPQDSHLPATKYLFKKLFKTGKYDFNLYCPKCCCVLENNACTTCHQVFEKNELMKNGNFFFTLPLIDQLKHLLETLNLGESLNYRKNRPTNPDTISDIMDGKLYEQMCKDSNLKNDYSFSLTFNSDGVPIFKSSTFSIWPLLCYINELPSKIRKNNIFLAGLWFGARKPTVSTFFGPFANQMKTLGSVGFEWCLKGEIIKSYVYAIICSCDSVARAMLQNVKQFNGKFGCNWCLHPGERVEKGRGYVQVYLYLEDVRERCHTNMIEWQRNVGVGETFGVKGPTSLMSLPYFDIVSGFVVDSMHCVDLGVMRQLSILWFDSSYHREPWYIGTRINEIDRKIEHFQPPSNITRMPRSITTRAYWKASEWRAFLLFYAPIVLKSILPRRFLEHFLLLCQAVYVLQTTSITQLELFYASQHLNEFVCNFETLYGRSHMTYNVHILQHLSDSVRNWGHLWCYSPYSFEGCNGFLLKLYNGTQSVPLQIVTSFLLLKKVESIGQILMINAHPRVKQVFYSMLDGFTTKHARRFNDSVLFGRGCSRALDLFEKDAVEQYLGCPVKDQATFYHKAVVNSQIFLSINYRRELKRDNTLVRMCDGSVCQIVCFANVWSHTGSEHALCLVKKCVSKPRLFLQGYYGESRCQIKHLMFIPSEFNDLIALDICQLSEKCVVYKYDDSCLICLMPNSFERD
- the LOC135736247 gene encoding uncharacterized protein isoform X5: MESMTVLMNESVMDLKRHEETIEHEDRYNFDLIENGKVWNHPEQSLNDHTSKDSDEEEGSLYTELESQSLSDHTSKDSDEEEGSLYTELESQSLSDHTSKDGDEEEGSLYTELESQSLNDHTSKDSDEEEGSLYTELESQSLSDHTSKDSDEEEGSLYTELESQSLNDHTSKDSDEEEGSLYTELESQFLDDHMDNEDTDANMDSDPEHSHSSHTGVYDDVTSDSEHLLDDDMMRSSLYKGALITLGQTVLLLMAFVTTVGLTQDGLQTLLQILTLILPQDSHLPATKYLFKKLFKTGKYDFNLYCPKCCCVLENNACTTCHQVFEKNELMKNGNFFFTLPLIDQLKHLLETLNLGESLNYRKNRPTNPDTISDIMDGKLYEQMCKDSNLKNDYSFSLTFNSDGVPIFKSSTFSIWPLLCYINELPSKIRKNNIFLAGLWFGARKPTVSTFFGPFANQMKTLGSVGFEWCLKGEIIKSYVYAIICSCDSVARAMLQNVKQFNGKFGCNWCLHPGERVEKGRGYVQVYLYLEDVRERCHTNMIEWQRNVGVGETFGVKGPTSLMSLPYFDIVSGFVVDSMHCVDLGVMRQLSILWFDSSYHREPWYIGTRINEIDRKIEHFQPPSNITRMPRSITTRAYWKASEWRAFLLFYAPIVLKSILPRRFLEHFLLLCQAVYVLQTTSITQLELFYASQHLNEFVCNFETLYGRSHMTYNVHILQHLSDSVRNWGHLWCYSPYSFEGCNGFLLKLYNGTQSVPLQIVTSFLLLKKVESIGQILMINAHPRVKQVFYSMLDGFTTKHARRFNDSVLFGRGCSRALDLFEKDAVEQYLGCPVKDQATFYHKAVVNSQIFLSINYRRELKRDNTLVRMCDGSVCQIVCFANVWSHTGSEHALCLVKKCVSKPRLFLQGYYGESRCQIKHLMFIPSEFNDLIALDICQLSEKCVVYKYDDSCLICLMPNSFERD
- the LOC135736247 gene encoding uncharacterized protein isoform X14, which encodes MESMTVLMNESVMDLKRHEETIEHEDRYNFDLIENGKVWNHPEQSLNDHTSKDSDEEEGSLYTELESQSLNDHTSKDSDEEEGSLYTELESQSLNDHTSKDSDEEEGSLYTELESQFLDDHMDNEDTDANMDSDPEHSHSSHTGVYDDVTSDSEHLLDDDMMRSSLYKGALITLGQTVLLLMAFVTTVGLTQDGLQTLLQILTLILPQDSHLPATKYLFKKLFKTGKYDFNLYCPKCCCVLENNACTTCHQVFEKNELMKNGNFFFTLPLIDQLKHLLETLNLGESLNYRKNRPTNPDTISDIMDGKLYEQMCKDSNLKNDYSFSLTFNSDGVPIFKSSTFSIWPLLCYINELPSKIRKNNIFLAGLWFGARKPTVSTFFGPFANQMKTLGSVGFEWCLKGEIIKSYVYAIICSCDSVARAMLQNVKQFNGKFGCNWCLHPGERVEKGRGYVQVYLYLEDVRERCHTNMIEWQRNVGVGETFGVKGPTSLMSLPYFDIVSGFVVDSMHCVDLGVMRQLSILWFDSSYHREPWYIGTRINEIDRKIEHFQPPSNITRMPRSITTRAYWKASEWRAFLLFYAPIVLKSILPRRFLEHFLLLCQAVYVLQTTSITQLELFYASQHLNEFVCNFETLYGRSHMTYNVHILQHLSDSVRNWGHLWCYSPYSFEGCNGFLLKLYNGTQSVPLQIVTSFLLLKKVESIGQILMINAHPRVKQVFYSMLDGFTTKHARRFNDSVLFGRGCSRALDLFEKDAVEQYLGCPVKDQATFYHKAVVNSQIFLSINYRRELKRDNTLVRMCDGSVCQIVCFANVWSHTGSEHALCLVKKCVSKPRLFLQGYYGESRCQIKHLMFIPSEFNDLIALDICQLSEKCVVYKYDDSCLICLMPNSFERD
- the LOC135736247 gene encoding uncharacterized protein isoform X2; this translates as MESMTVLMNESVMDLKRHEETIEHEDRYNFDLIENGKVWNHPEQSLNDHTSKDSDEEEGSLYTELESQSLSDHTSKDSDEEEGSLYTELESQSLSDHTSKDGDEEEGSLYTELESQSLNDHTSKDSDEEEGSLYTELESQSLSDHTSKDGDEEEGSLYTELESQSLNDHTSKDSDEEEGSLYTELESQSLSDHTSKDSDEEEGSLYTELESQSLNDHTSKDSDEEEGSLYTELESQFLDDHMDNEDTDANMDSDPEHSHSSHTGVYDDVTSDSEHLLDDDMMRSSLYKGALITLGQTVLLLMAFVTTVGLTQDGLQTLLQILTLILPQDSHLPATKYLFKKLFKTGKYDFNLYCPKCCCVLENNACTTCHQVFEKNELMKNGNFFFTLPLIDQLKHLLETLNLGESLNYRKNRPTNPDTISDIMDGKLYEQMCKDSNLKNDYSFSLTFNSDGVPIFKSSTFSIWPLLCYINELPSKIRKNNIFLAGLWFGARKPTVSTFFGPFANQMKTLGSVGFEWCLKGEIIKSYVYAIICSCDSVARAMLQNVKQFNGKFGCNWCLHPGERVEKGRGYVQVYLYLEDVRERCHTNMIEWQRNVGVGETFGVKGPTSLMSLPYFDIVSGFVVDSMHCVDLGVMRQLSILWFDSSYHREPWYIGTRINEIDRKIEHFQPPSNITRMPRSITTRAYWKASEWRAFLLFYAPIVLKSILPRRFLEHFLLLCQAVYVLQTTSITQLELFYASQHLNEFVCNFETLYGRSHMTYNVHILQHLSDSVRNWGHLWCYSPYSFEGCNGFLLKLYNGTQSVPLQIVTSFLLLKKVESIGQILMINAHPRVKQVFYSMLDGFTTKHARRFNDSVLFGRGCSRALDLFEKDAVEQYLGCPVKDQATFYHKAVVNSQIFLSINYRRELKRDNTLVRMCDGSVCQIVCFANVWSHTGSEHALCLVKKCVSKPRLFLQGYYGESRCQIKHLMFIPSEFNDLIALDICQLSEKCVVYKYDDSCLICLMPNSFERD
- the LOC135736247 gene encoding uncharacterized protein isoform X13 translates to MESMTVLMNESVMDLKRHEETIEHEDRYNFDLIENGKVWNHPEQSLNDHTSKDSDEEEGSLYTELESQSLSDHTSKDGDEEEGSLYTELESQSLNDHTSKDSDEEEGSLYTELESQFLDDHMDNEDTDANMDSDPEHSHSSHTGVYDDVTSDSEHLLDDDMMRSSLYKGALITLGQTVLLLMAFVTTVGLTQDGLQTLLQILTLILPQDSHLPATKYLFKKLFKTGKYDFNLYCPKCCCVLENNACTTCHQVFEKNELMKNGNFFFTLPLIDQLKHLLETLNLGESLNYRKNRPTNPDTISDIMDGKLYEQMCKDSNLKNDYSFSLTFNSDGVPIFKSSTFSIWPLLCYINELPSKIRKNNIFLAGLWFGARKPTVSTFFGPFANQMKTLGSVGFEWCLKGEIIKSYVYAIICSCDSVARAMLQNVKQFNGKFGCNWCLHPGERVEKGRGYVQVYLYLEDVRERCHTNMIEWQRNVGVGETFGVKGPTSLMSLPYFDIVSGFVVDSMHCVDLGVMRQLSILWFDSSYHREPWYIGTRINEIDRKIEHFQPPSNITRMPRSITTRAYWKASEWRAFLLFYAPIVLKSILPRRFLEHFLLLCQAVYVLQTTSITQLELFYASQHLNEFVCNFETLYGRSHMTYNVHILQHLSDSVRNWGHLWCYSPYSFEGCNGFLLKLYNGTQSVPLQIVTSFLLLKKVESIGQILMINAHPRVKQVFYSMLDGFTTKHARRFNDSVLFGRGCSRALDLFEKDAVEQYLGCPVKDQATFYHKAVVNSQIFLSINYRRELKRDNTLVRMCDGSVCQIVCFANVWSHTGSEHALCLVKKCVSKPRLFLQGYYGESRCQIKHLMFIPSEFNDLIALDICQLSEKCVVYKYDDSCLICLMPNSFERD
- the LOC135736247 gene encoding uncharacterized protein isoform X16, whose protein sequence is MESMTVLMNESVMDLKRHEETIEHEDRYNFDLIENGKVWNHPEQSLNDHTSKDSDEEEGSLYTELESQSLNDHTSKDSDEEEGSLYTELESFLDDHMDNEDTDANMDSDPEHSHSSHTGVYDDVTSDSEHLLDDDMMRSSLYKGALITLGQTVLLLMAFVTTVGLTQDGLQTLLQILTLILPQDSHLPATKYLFKKLFKTGKYDFNLYCPKCCCVLENNACTTCHQVFEKNELMKNGNFFFTLPLIDQLKHLLETLNLGESLNYRKNRPTNPDTISDIMDGKLYEQMCKDSNLKNDYSFSLTFNSDGVPIFKSSTFSIWPLLCYINELPSKIRKNNIFLAGLWFGARKPTVSTFFGPFANQMKTLGSVGFEWCLKGEIIKSYVYAIICSCDSVARAMLQNVKQFNGKFGCNWCLHPGERVEKGRGYVQVYLYLEDVRERCHTNMIEWQRNVGVGETFGVKGPTSLMSLPYFDIVSGFVVDSMHCVDLGVMRQLSILWFDSSYHREPWYIGTRINEIDRKIEHFQPPSNITRMPRSITTRAYWKASEWRAFLLFYAPIVLKSILPRRFLEHFLLLCQAVYVLQTTSITQLELFYASQHLNEFVCNFETLYGRSHMTYNVHILQHLSDSVRNWGHLWCYSPYSFEGCNGFLLKLYNGTQSVPLQIVTSFLLLKKVESIGQILMINAHPRVKQVFYSMLDGFTTKHARRFNDSVLFGRGCSRALDLFEKDAVEQYLGCPVKDQATFYHKAVVNSQIFLSINYRRELKRDNTLVRMCDGSVCQIVCFANVWSHTGSEHALCLVKKCVSKPRLFLQGYYGESRCQIKHLMFIPSEFNDLIALDICQLSEKCVVYKYDDSCLICLMPNSFERD
- the LOC135736247 gene encoding uncharacterized protein isoform X15 — encoded protein: MESMTVLMNESVMDLKRHEETIEHEDRYNFDLIENGKVWNHPEQSLNDHTSKDSDEEEGSLYTELESQSLNDHTSKDSDEEEGSLYTELESQFLDDHMDNEDTDANMDSDPEHSHSSHTGVYDDVTSDSEHLLDDDMMRSSLYKGALITLGQTVLLLMAFVTTVGLTQDGLQTLLQILTLILPQDSHLPATKYLFKKLFKTGKYDFNLYCPKCCCVLENNACTTCHQVFEKNELMKNGNFFFTLPLIDQLKHLLETLNLGESLNYRKNRPTNPDTISDIMDGKLYEQMCKDSNLKNDYSFSLTFNSDGVPIFKSSTFSIWPLLCYINELPSKIRKNNIFLAGLWFGARKPTVSTFFGPFANQMKTLGSVGFEWCLKGEIIKSYVYAIICSCDSVARAMLQNVKQFNGKFGCNWCLHPGERVEKGRGYVQVYLYLEDVRERCHTNMIEWQRNVGVGETFGVKGPTSLMSLPYFDIVSGFVVDSMHCVDLGVMRQLSILWFDSSYHREPWYIGTRINEIDRKIEHFQPPSNITRMPRSITTRAYWKASEWRAFLLFYAPIVLKSILPRRFLEHFLLLCQAVYVLQTTSITQLELFYASQHLNEFVCNFETLYGRSHMTYNVHILQHLSDSVRNWGHLWCYSPYSFEGCNGFLLKLYNGTQSVPLQIVTSFLLLKKVESIGQILMINAHPRVKQVFYSMLDGFTTKHARRFNDSVLFGRGCSRALDLFEKDAVEQYLGCPVKDQATFYHKAVVNSQIFLSINYRRELKRDNTLVRMCDGSVCQIVCFANVWSHTGSEHALCLVKKCVSKPRLFLQGYYGESRCQIKHLMFIPSEFNDLIALDICQLSEKCVVYKYDDSCLICLMPNSFERD